CAAGCATATGTGAGAAAAGTAATAACCGACAAGATGAGGAGATTAAGTCGACCAGGTATGTAATGTTTGTGACTGGACTGGCAAGTTTCAGGCTCTCAATCTAGGATGATTCCATTTTTGAATGATTCTGCCCGAGAACATTGCATTTACATCAAGTCCCATTGTGCATGCCCTGGTCACATCTACCAATTCCTGAAGGTATCCACCGCTCCTATTCTGCAGGATGTAAATGCGTCCAGTGTGGTGGGGGGTGTCGCACAGCCTTTGGCCATGACCTTGCCTGCAGACGATTGCCCAAGCGATGTACCACTGAAGAGGTACATTCTGCTCTGCTTGCAGGAATTGCAGTGTTTCCAGGTGGGAGAGGATCTGTGCTGTCATTAGTCGTACATGCTCAAGTCAGGAGGTCATCCATCTCTCTGGTCAACGTATCTTGTTAGGTATCTGACAGCTCTTCTTTCAAACTACAGCTGCAGATCGCATCATTATTTGTTTATTTTTCTCTCAGATTTGTCTCTTGATATCCATtctcattcttttcttttcccccttccccccaccaACACGCTCTCGGGAGGTGAGCAGATCTTTAAGCAAGGGCGCTCGGTACTGTGGGAGTTCCAGTGTGTTCCCTGCCGCTAAAAGTCGGTAAGAGAGACATCAATTTTCTCAGTCAGCCCCACCGACCTAAGATCCATTCGTTTTTCGATCGCATCTCTAGTTCCTCACCTCTCGGAACAGGGTCTAGCTCAAAAAGGTGATACCACGGTGGAAGTTGGAACACTCGGCGTTTTCGCAAGATCTCGACCATATTGAGATATGACCATGACCTTTATACTTGCATGCGTTTGTACCTTCTGTCGGCAGAGATCCTGCCTTTGTCTATCAAATATTCCCAACTGCATGTCAGGTCTAGACCTTCTTGTTCATGATCgttcttttattttttctaACGCCTGGTCCAAGAACCCTCGGTCTACCCCACCCCCATCTCCGCAGCTCTATGTAGTTGCCCTTCAGAATCTCATGGGTCTTGGGTTGTCGGTCGATCGGGGGTAAATCTAAGTGGAAATGGATTATGTGTGGAAGCTTGACGTGCATTGTTACTGTTGACTGGCCTGATCACAACAACAATCTGTTAGTCTATGTGTCGATCTGACGACATATGTCTTACTCGCACATCCCGAGAAAATATGAATCATGTGTACTGACTCTCTGGAAAGCGCTGGCTTGAGCTTGCTAATGTATTGGGTAAAGCCCGAGGAAGCTCCAAATTGTCCCGCGGAGGCAGTGAAAACAGTTGGTGATTACTGCGCAGTCACATGGTCCATCACGGGACCACCTGGATAGCTAGCACTTGCACCACCCCAACTATTCTCACCACTTGCATCCCCTCTTACCCTCGCCCTAGCACGTAGGACTCCAAATGTTCACAGTCGAGAAGAGAGAACATTTGGAGGCTACCCGCATTGAGGGAAGAAACCTATGAGATACTTCGCCCCATTACGTGAGAACACCATAATCTACAGAAGGACTTATCTCCGAAAGGTTGGACGGCAAATCAGTACTCAAGCGATGAATGACCATTTTGGCATAAAACCGAAATTCCGTCCTGTGAGAGGCCGTCGATCAAGCTTGCAGGAGACTTGATGTCCAGGTCGGCAGACTGGGGCTGTTTCCCGCGCTGAAGAATGTCGCACAACTGGCCTAGGGCACGGGCCAAGTATCGAAAGTCTTCCAACTCCAAATAGATCTGAGCACTGACTCGCACCCAGATCTGTCCGTTGTGCTCGTAGACAGGGGCATATGTCCGATACTTCTCGACCAACTGATGCGAAATCCACTCGACTATCCTGGGAGTCTCATCACCCCCGGCTAGAGAACGAGGGAGTGGTAGTCGGACATTCACCATACTGCAGCCGCGGGTCAAGGTCCGGTGGCAATTATCCAAAACCTCCGTCTCCAGCATCTGCGCCATGGTCTGCCCCCCGACTGCCGCCAGCTCCGCATTGTGCCGCATAATAGCCTTCTCACCACCAATCGAGGCCCGGAATTCCAAGGCATCACGAATGCACAGAAACGGACTGTAGTCCATGGTTCCGAAACTTTCAAAAAGTACCTCAAATGGACTTTGCCAGCCAGGTCCTTGGCGGAAATATGAGTTACAGCGAGCTCCGTGGCGCGGCGTGAAACCCCAGCTGGTCGGGAACGTGGTGCGCAGAAGGGGCTGGCTGCGGATGGGCGCATAGAGAATGGCGCATCCACGCGGCACAAAGAGCCACTTGTGCAAATTCCCAACGAAGAAGTCCGGGTTAAGGGCACCAAGGTCGAGGGGGAGCTGGCCGATACAGTGGGCGCCATCAACGCAGGAGAGTACCTCCAGCTCACGGCAGGCCATGACCAGGGCTTCAAACGGAGTGCGCACACCCGGTTGGAAGCTGATAATGTCAAACACAGCCACTCGCGCGGTCTTTCCACGGGCTTGGATGCCTTGGACGGTTTGACGAAAGGCCGTAAGGAGctgatcatcttcaatcgGGTAGACCAGAGGGATGCGCGTTAGCTGGACCTCGGTGGTTTCGATCAGGTGGTGGATGGTCCGCTCGCAAGCTCCGTACACGgtatcgaagacgatgatATGGTCCGAAGAGGAGTAGGAGAGGTTGCGAAGAACCGTATCGATGCCGGTAGTTGCATTCGGAACGAGCACGATCGTGTCGAGGGGTGCCTGGACGAGCTTTGCGATCGCCTTGCGCGAGACGATGAGTTCCGCATTGTAATCGTAGCGCACGAATTTATCCGGAGTGGCCTCGACCATCTGCTGGCAGGCGCGGAGACGCTCCCAGACTTGTCTTGGAACTGCTCCAAAGGACCCTGGTCATGCTTGATGAGGGGATGGAACAATGCAGGGTTCACGCGGTGGATGATGTATGCCTACCATGATTCATGTTGGTCCAGCCTTCATCGAAGAGAAAGTGCTGGGCTATGTGCTTTCCAAACTGGGGTTTCATGGCGATAACTTGCTCTTTGGTGAGGACAGGGTTCCCAACTCGATCGGCATAGGTTTGCCCACCACGTCGTTGGCAGAAGGGCAATTCAAGAGATTGTTTCTACTATTGTGACACGACTGATCACCCcgtcttcttttctcatcaGCTGGGTCGATACAGGTTAACTGGTACTCTGAGAACTAGGAAAATTGTACCCGGATGCAACCCACATCTATGTATATACAAATAGAAATGACCGCTATTGCGCTCAACCCATACCAAGAGGGGGGAATGGCCCGAGGAGTGCCAGAGTCGAGACGCCCGTCCGCGCCATTTTGCCATTGGATACCATCTGATGTCGTATGTGCAATTCTACATGTATCTCCCCAGACGCACGCACTCTAGGTGCAACCTGTCCTGCGGGTACGCCAGCGGTGGAGATGCCGATCCAGTGGATCCAACTAAAGCTGCACGTCTGGAAGATGTCCGCTCTGTCGACCCTGTGGTCGCCTTGCAGCATACATGTACAGTGAGGCAACGTGATATTTTATTTCCAGTCTCGTTTTCATGAGACCTGCTGTGTGACAACGACAACAGGGTTCTTGGAATTGCAATCAATTTCTCCTGCATGATCATTCACCGCATATCCACGAGTCACCGGTACAAGGACGTCTCGTTCCGTCCGACCAATATCAAGCGTTTCCAGCATTGCAAGGTTGTGAGGCACTTGAAGGCGGCATTGTCTTATCTAAGGCAGATCAGTCAAGTTGCAGTCAACCAGGAAGCAGGCCATATGTATGAACTGGTTCAACCAGACAATCTTTACAGCAGCCTTCATCTAAAGTCAGCTCATTGATTTCCAACCATGACTAAAATAGACGGCGATGGTGTCCTGCCAACGCCTCCTCTGCCGGAGATTCATCTATCTAAACACAACCATGCAGACTCTGAGACCATTTCCCGGATCATCGAAGCGATGAAACTGTCGGGGGCATGTATTGTACGAAACATGTTCTCTTCTGCGTCGGTCCAGCAGGTCCAGAAAGACATCAAATCCCACATCGCCGCGGCGGGTAATTATGGAGGTGTGTATACTTAACAATGTCCAG
This genomic window from Penicillium oxalicum strain HP7-1 chromosome III, whole genome shotgun sequence contains:
- a CDS encoding Hercynylcysteine sulfoxide lyase; amino-acid sequence: MKPQFGKHIAQHFLFDEGWTNMNHGSFGAVPRQVWERLRACQQMVEATPDKFVRYDYNAELIVSRKAIAKLVQAPLDTIVLVPNATTGIDTVLRNLSYSSSDHIIVFDTVYGACERTIHHLIETTEVQLTRIPLVYPIEDDQLLTAFRQTVQGIQARGKTARVAVFDIISFQPGVRTPFEALVMACRELEVLSCVDGAHCIGQLPLDLGALNPDFFVGNLHKWLFVPRGCAILYAPIRSQPLLRTTFPTSWGFTPRHGARCNSYFRQGPGWQSPFEVLFESFGTMDYSPFLCIRDALEFRASIGGEKAIMRHNAELAAVGGQTMAQMLETEVLDNCHRTLTRGCSMVNVRLPLPRSLAGGDETPRIVEWISHQLVEKYRTYAPVYEHNGQIWVRVSAQIYLELEDFRYLARALGQLCDILQRGKQPQSADLDIKSPASLIDGLSQDGISVLCQNGHSSLEY